One segment of Bradyrhizobium sp. CB2312 DNA contains the following:
- the map gene encoding type I methionyl aminopeptidase, producing MSYVEATDTSLRKTGQIKLHGPSAFAGMRKAGALVAKCLDELTDIVGPGVPTSKIDEFVRDFAFSHGAYPATLMYRGYRYSTCTSLNHVVCHGMPGDRPLKEGDIVNIDVTFIVDGWYGDSSRMYAVGPIARKAERLIEVTYEAMMRGIAAVKPGATTGDIGHAIQSFVEPQGMSVVRDFCGHGLGRMFHDEPNIIHIGRPGEGVQLKPGMFFTIEPMINLGKPHVKILSDGWTAVTRDRSLSAQFEHSVGVTATGVEIFTLSERHGEKQIG from the coding sequence ACCGATACCTCCCTGCGCAAGACCGGACAGATCAAGCTGCACGGGCCGAGCGCCTTTGCCGGCATGCGCAAGGCAGGAGCGCTGGTGGCGAAGTGCCTCGACGAGCTCACCGACATCGTCGGCCCCGGCGTGCCGACCTCGAAGATCGACGAATTCGTCCGCGACTTCGCCTTCAGCCACGGCGCCTATCCGGCTACACTGATGTATCGCGGCTATCGCTACTCGACCTGCACCTCGCTCAACCACGTGGTCTGCCACGGCATGCCCGGCGACCGTCCGCTGAAAGAGGGCGACATCGTCAACATCGACGTCACCTTCATCGTCGACGGCTGGTACGGCGATTCCAGCCGGATGTATGCGGTCGGCCCGATCGCGCGCAAGGCGGAGCGGCTGATCGAGGTGACGTATGAGGCGATGATGCGCGGCATCGCCGCCGTAAAACCCGGCGCCACCACCGGCGACATCGGCCACGCCATCCAGAGTTTTGTCGAGCCGCAGGGCATGAGCGTGGTGCGCGATTTCTGCGGCCATGGCCTTGGCCGCATGTTCCACGACGAGCCGAACATCATCCATATCGGCCGGCCCGGCGAGGGCGTGCAGCTCAAGCCCGGCATGTTCTTCACCATCGAGCCGATGATCAATCTCGGCAAGCCGCATGTGAAGATCCTGTCCGACGGCTGGACCGCGGTGACCCGCGACCGCTCGCTGTCGGCGCAGTTCGAGCACTCGGTCGGCGTCACCGCCACGGGCGTCGAGATCTTCACGCTGTCGGAGCGGCACGGCGAAAAGCAGATCGGGTGA
- a CDS encoding helix-turn-helix transcriptional regulator, protein MVDVDLVSHLIGDIYDAALDSALWTDVLEQTCQFVGGTAASLYSKEVVARQGAARYNWNMPADALTAYFNDHVRFDPVTVSQFFFEVGDIYSIADLMPYEEFIATPVYQKWAKPNGWVDHLAATLDKSANGFALFGVFRNERQGLVDDGMRHRMRLLVPHMRRAVLIGNVIDVHREGSSALSDAFDAIGSCVYLVDSSGRIVFVNEAGQALCDSGTVLSRPRNVLTAVDPHAARILRDLLVAANDGDGAIGVSGIAVPLMEQSDHGWFAHVLPLTSGARRRQGRVHSAVAAIFVRKVSAYAPPPLETVARRYKLTPGEVRVLQAMMSVTGVPKTAPALGIAETTVKTHLQRLFAKTGVHRQAELVKLVAAHADPFRA, encoded by the coding sequence ATGGTTGACGTGGATCTGGTATCGCACCTGATCGGGGACATCTACGATGCCGCCCTCGATTCAGCACTATGGACCGACGTCCTCGAGCAGACATGTCAGTTCGTCGGCGGAACGGCAGCATCGCTCTACTCCAAGGAGGTCGTCGCGCGGCAAGGGGCGGCCCGATACAACTGGAACATGCCCGCGGATGCCCTCACCGCGTATTTCAACGATCATGTGCGGTTCGATCCGGTCACCGTTAGCCAGTTCTTTTTCGAGGTCGGGGACATCTACAGCATCGCTGATCTCATGCCCTACGAGGAATTCATCGCCACGCCGGTCTACCAGAAGTGGGCGAAACCCAACGGCTGGGTCGATCATCTTGCCGCGACCCTCGACAAATCGGCGAACGGCTTCGCCCTCTTCGGGGTGTTTCGCAACGAAAGGCAGGGGCTGGTCGACGATGGCATGCGCCATCGGATGCGGCTGTTGGTCCCCCATATGCGGCGCGCCGTGCTGATCGGGAACGTGATCGACGTTCACAGGGAGGGGTCGTCAGCCCTGTCGGATGCCTTCGATGCGATCGGCTCCTGCGTCTATCTCGTCGATAGCTCTGGCCGGATCGTGTTCGTCAACGAGGCCGGCCAGGCGTTGTGCGACAGCGGAACGGTCTTGAGCCGCCCGCGAAACGTGCTGACCGCCGTCGATCCTCACGCAGCCCGCATCCTGCGGGACCTCCTGGTTGCCGCGAACGACGGCGACGGCGCGATCGGCGTCAGCGGGATCGCGGTGCCGCTGATGGAGCAGTCGGACCATGGCTGGTTTGCCCACGTGCTGCCGCTCACCTCGGGCGCCCGCCGTCGGCAAGGCAGGGTTCATTCGGCCGTGGCCGCTATCTTCGTTCGCAAGGTCTCGGCCTACGCACCGCCGCCGCTCGAAACGGTCGCCAGGCGTTACAAGCTCACACCCGGCGAGGTTCGCGTTCTTCAGGCCATGATGAGTGTCACCGGCGTGCCGAAGACGGCCCCGGCGCTAGGGATCGCCGAAACCACGGTCAAAACCCATCTGCAACGTCTGTTCGCCAAGACGGGCGTGCACCGCCAGGCCGAGCTGGTGAAGCTGGTTGCGGCGCATGCGGATCCGTTTCGCGCCTGA
- a CDS encoding Ada metal-binding domain-containing protein, translating into MAKVSAQPQALPPHLDWATCDRARLARACAFDGLFFSGVRSTRIYCRPVCPVRPARSENVTFYPTAAAAERAGFRPCLRCRPETAPGSPAWMGTASTVARGMRLINDGFLDRASMKDLAEVLGVGSRHLLRLFMRHAGASPSEIAATRRVQEAKRLIDQTSMTLAEIAFAAGFGSVRRFNDAFVATYKRPPSSFRRRR; encoded by the coding sequence ATGGCGAAGGTTTCCGCGCAGCCACAGGCGTTGCCACCGCATCTCGACTGGGCGACCTGCGACCGGGCGCGCCTGGCGCGGGCTTGCGCCTTCGATGGCCTGTTCTTCTCCGGCGTTCGCTCGACGCGTATCTATTGCCGGCCGGTCTGTCCGGTTCGCCCGGCGCGCTCCGAGAACGTGACCTTCTACCCGACGGCTGCCGCCGCCGAGCGCGCCGGCTTCCGTCCGTGCCTGCGCTGCCGGCCGGAAACGGCCCCGGGCTCGCCGGCGTGGATGGGCACGGCCAGCACCGTCGCGCGCGGGATGCGCCTGATCAATGACGGCTTTCTCGATCGCGCGTCGATGAAGGACCTTGCGGAAGTCTTGGGAGTGGGCTCACGCCATCTGCTCCGCCTGTTCATGCGTCACGCCGGTGCGAGCCCGAGCGAGATCGCCGCGACCCGCCGTGTGCAGGAAGCCAAGCGTCTGATCGACCAGACCAGCATGACATTGGCGGAGATCGCCTTCGCCGCCGGTTTCGGCAGCGTGCGCAGATTCAACGATGCATTTGTCGCGACCTACAAGCGGCCGCCGTCGTCATTCCGTCGGCGGCGATAG
- a CDS encoding EamA family transporter, which translates to MSTQAQRTTSGQITLVIEIGLLLLLSLIWGSSFTLIKVAISSIPPFTMVAARVTIAAILLVGIAHAQGHALPRRGSVWAGFFVQGLLQSALPFTLISWGEMHIASGLAGVLNATPPMFVLAIAMTTGRGRQAVTRWKIIGVALGLAGVAVTMGLDALSGIGTAAPLAQAAVLGASLCYALAPMWGQRFSKLPAIVTAAGAMSCAAIPMVPAALILERPWTLAPTSQAVAAVIGLAVVCTALAMVIYFRLIRTLGPLGTTSGSYLRAGFAVALGTAWLGERFTLSALTGMALILAGVIAITMPMPARKREPGQ; encoded by the coding sequence ATGAGCACGCAGGCGCAACGAACGACGTCAGGACAAATCACTCTCGTCATCGAGATCGGGCTTCTGCTGCTGCTCTCGCTGATCTGGGGTAGCTCGTTCACGCTGATCAAGGTCGCGATCTCATCGATCCCGCCGTTTACGATGGTCGCCGCGCGCGTGACGATCGCGGCCATCCTTCTGGTCGGGATTGCCCATGCGCAGGGACACGCCCTTCCCCGCCGAGGGTCGGTCTGGGCCGGCTTCTTCGTGCAGGGACTGCTGCAAAGCGCGCTGCCGTTTACCCTGATCAGTTGGGGCGAGATGCATATCGCAAGCGGTCTTGCCGGCGTGCTCAATGCCACCCCGCCGATGTTCGTGCTCGCGATCGCGATGACGACCGGACGCGGACGGCAGGCCGTCACCAGGTGGAAGATCATCGGCGTCGCGCTCGGCCTTGCCGGCGTGGCAGTCACGATGGGTCTCGATGCGTTGTCCGGAATCGGCACCGCCGCGCCGTTGGCGCAGGCGGCCGTGCTCGGCGCCAGCCTCTGCTACGCGCTCGCACCCATGTGGGGCCAGCGGTTCTCGAAGCTTCCGGCCATCGTCACGGCCGCCGGCGCCATGAGCTGCGCCGCGATCCCGATGGTTCCCGCCGCACTCATCCTCGAGCGGCCTTGGACGCTCGCGCCGACGTCGCAGGCGGTCGCAGCCGTCATCGGCCTCGCCGTGGTCTGCACCGCGCTCGCGATGGTGATCTATTTCCGCCTGATCCGCACGCTTGGCCCACTCGGCACCACCAGCGGCAGCTATCTGCGCGCGGGATTTGCGGTGGCGCTCGGCACGGCATGGCTCGGCGAGCGCTTCACTTTGTCGGCCCTCACAGGCATGGCGCTCATTCTGGCCGGGGTCATCGCAATCACGATGCCCATGCCAGCGCGGAAACGTGAACCCGGACAGTGA
- a CDS encoding antibiotic biosynthesis monooxygenase family protein, protein MSETKPALSRRALVATGAGALLAAQAVPSHGQNGTAKMEATIRIGSDIATLVNVFTVDPDNQQKLVQLLKEGTETFFSKQPGFISSSVHASKEGRRAINYSQWRSAGDIENFRGDPRFAPYIQKLAALSKAETILCEVVEVNHA, encoded by the coding sequence ATGTCCGAGACCAAACCTGCGTTATCGCGCCGTGCCCTCGTTGCCACCGGAGCCGGCGCGCTGCTCGCCGCCCAGGCGGTCCCGTCCCATGGCCAGAACGGCACGGCGAAGATGGAAGCGACCATTCGCATCGGCAGCGATATCGCGACCCTCGTCAACGTCTTCACGGTCGACCCGGACAACCAGCAGAAGCTGGTTCAGCTCCTGAAGGAGGGTACCGAGACCTTCTTCAGCAAGCAGCCCGGCTTCATCTCGTCCAGCGTCCACGCCAGCAAGGAGGGCCGCCGCGCGATCAACTACTCGCAATGGCGGAGCGCCGGGGACATCGAGAATTTTCGCGGGGATCCGCGATTTGCACCGTACATCCAGAAGCTTGCCGCACTCTCGAAGGCCGAGACGATCCTGTGCGAGGTCGTCGAGGTCAACCACGCCTGA
- the radC gene encoding DNA repair protein RadC, whose translation MPAKPDHDKSKPEDAPHYHGHRERLRERFYSAGADALSDYELLEMALFAALPRRDTKPLAKTLIKTFGSFAEVVHAPVARLREVDGVGEAAINQLKLIAAAAHRVAKGEVNSRNALSSWNEVIAYCRSSMAFADKEQFRLLFLDKRNQLIADEVQQTGTVDHTPVYPREVIKRALELSATALILVHNHPSGDPSPSQADIQMTKAIIDIAKPLGIAVHDHIIVGKNGHASLKGMRLI comes from the coding sequence ATGCCCGCCAAGCCAGACCACGACAAGAGCAAGCCGGAGGACGCGCCGCACTATCACGGCCATCGCGAGCGGCTGCGCGAGCGCTTCTACAGCGCCGGCGCGGACGCGCTCAGCGACTACGAGCTGCTCGAGATGGCGCTGTTTGCGGCGCTACCGCGGCGCGACACCAAGCCGCTGGCGAAGACGCTGATCAAGACATTCGGATCGTTCGCCGAGGTCGTGCACGCGCCGGTGGCGCGCCTGCGCGAGGTCGACGGCGTCGGCGAAGCCGCGATCAACCAGCTCAAGCTGATCGCGGCCGCGGCGCATCGCGTCGCCAAGGGCGAGGTCAACAGCCGCAACGCGCTATCGTCCTGGAACGAGGTGATCGCCTATTGCCGCAGCAGCATGGCCTTTGCCGACAAGGAGCAATTCCGCCTGCTGTTCCTCGACAAGCGCAACCAGCTGATCGCCGACGAGGTCCAGCAGACCGGCACCGTCGACCACACGCCGGTCTATCCGCGCGAGGTGATCAAGCGCGCACTGGAATTGTCAGCGACCGCGCTGATCCTGGTGCATAATCATCCCAGCGGCGATCCTTCGCCGTCGCAGGCCGACATTCAGATGACGAAGGCGATCATCGACATCGCAAAGCCGCTCGGGATTGCCGTGCACGACCACATCATCGTCGGCAAGAACGGGCATGCAAGCCTGAAGGGGATGCGGCTGATTTGA